The genomic DNA CTAAAGCACAAACATTGAAATTTGCTGGACTGGGACGTGAAGAAAGACAGCAGAACAGTGTGGTGGAGGTCCTTGCTGCAACATAAGCATTACTCTACAACTTTGTAAATTGTCTTAGTGGATTGTTCACATTCACACTTCTGAAAGCCACCCAGCCCAACTCTGAAAAGACTACCAAGCATTTATACAGAAAGACGTCCCGCCAGCCTCAGTTCTCAATCTCATTGAAATACTCTGAGAAGCCTGAGTATGGAGTGATGTCACCGGGATCTGAAGGAGGACAAGACAACACAGAGATTATAGTTCCTCTCATAAAACAATGCATATATCATTGCTTAAACACTGACATTGTATCAATATCTGTTTCTTGTGTAGTAATATGTCTGCATTAATTTGACTTAGAGGTGACAGTGAGACACAAGTAGAGACACAACACCAGCTGTTTAGAGTGAAATAGGTCTGTTGTATTATACTAACCTTCACATGGTCCCCTTTTAAAATGGATGTCATCAATAGCGATATCACTTCGTAGTGTTGGGCCTCGGATGGCTTCAAATATAATCTGaaggaaacacaaacacatgtgaAACTGAGTGTGATGTCCACTaacaacccagtcgccagaaaaaaatgttggcatggTATGTTTCGGCAAACcaaggatacgttgaatgttgacattgacacatatatatatatatatatatatatttatatatatttatatatctgtaGTAACTTCATCATGCAGGTCAcatgtgaaaacattttagaagggcttgggaaaatagcattttgatacTAAAAAATACGTGCTTCAACCAAAAtttgggaagctacagaatgatataaaaacattaaaattaataataataatggacccgccctttaactgagagttttttttcttaatcacaattaataatCAGTACAAAGAATTATAAAGGGGTCAAGTGTGAAGACAGATAATCTGCTGCACGAGTGAATCTAACAAAAGATTAGATAGATTCATATATCATTACAGAGGTTAATTTAACGATAAATCTTGATATAGCATATCATCAATAGAGCTGACGTTTTTGAGAAACTATATTGCCCAGCTGTTGCCTTGAGAGCAGACACATACATTTTGATCCGCCATAAAGGTACAAATTAGTTTCTGATAGCTCAAAGTGCTAAATTTGTACCATTATACCAGCCTTGTTTAAAcatgtattatcattatttggGGTACTTAATAACTTCGAAGATACAAACAGAAgggatataaaaataattttgaaaGAAATGAGACCATAATGTGCTCTGTACTCTGCCACCTTGTTGTACTATGCAGTCTGAATTAGATTCATTTGATGATGAGTAGAGACAAGGGAAACATTTGTTGGTGTTTTCTCACTATCTGTCTTAAGAGCCAGCAGTTTGTGACTCCTATAATCTACACACTGACGTACCTGGTGCCGCACATCACAGTGGTAGTCCACCATCGCCCTCATCCAGCTGACGCTCTGCTCACCGCGGCGTCTCCACAGCAACGTGTCCTGCTCTCTGCTGCCGCCTTGGCGCAGGAGCACGCTCAGTATGCCGGTGCCGGATCCGTACATGTGGTAGTAGAAGATCAGACACTGAGGGGACGAGGAGCCccgcaggtcagaggtcagcagtCGAGCTTTGTGACCCGGACGCATCAGCGACGCCTCGATGTACATGAAGTAACCTGGAGGAAGCACATGAACAACTCAGTCTCATCTCAGTGGAGACTTGTTAGTACAGCTGTCAAAATACAACACACAAAGAAGAGCAGAATACTGTGTAGAACAAAGCATGCAACAACAACTCCAATATTCAGAATTTAAGCAGAATTATATGAATAGATGATTGTCAAATTCTGCATTCCAACAGTGGGATGATGCATTAATCCTTTCACATCACACACAGGGATCCATGCAGACACCATGTGGGGGGGTATGAcctctgaatgaatgaataaagcaaTGAATGAGGAAATGACTCACCCACCCCAGTAGTGTGGTCTCCCCTGGGTCCTGTATAGGAGGTTGGGGTGTGTCCTCGGACTCGCAGCCAGTCGGCTTTGTCTTCTTTCTTATCCTGGATGTAGCCACAGACTCCACTTTCAAAGTTACACTGGCCTGGGAGGGAGCCTgtggagcaaacacacacacacacacagtcagcacaTAAGGCGAGCAAAGACCCTCGAGGCTCGATTTACTGACAGCTCAGCGCAATGTGTGCTGCGGTTTTCATTCATGGAAACACCAGGAACATCCTGCGAGTTAAGGAGTGTTCGTGTGTGGGTTCAGCCCATAGACTATACAGATGGATGACGCgtctcccactgtacaaaagtgaagccagattATCCCGGATagagagctgccatcttgagattttgacgccatttggagccagagtctgtatAGTAGTGATCggggtcagtgtatcttttggtcattcgattttcctttcacaaacggatattaaaaaacaaaaaataagtggttatttgatttttgttttaaaatacaaaaatgaatattGAAATACGAGGTGTTTTTCTTTATCGGGGTCAAAAAGGGGATGAACTAAACGTaaaaaacgggttgattttcattttctatttctaaaaacaaaaaataaaatcactaaaaGACAGAAACGAAAAAAACGCCAGTTTTTTCATATTCTACGACCGGAAGTTACCATCTACAAAGTAAGAGCGCGTATGAGGATGGTGATGTGTATGAGAGGGGGAAAAGACATGACTGCAGAAAAACTGAAGTCATGTCTCCTTCCCTGAGACACactcttttattgtttcaaaaaacaaagttaaaccCAAAGTATCAccgtacttttttttctcatacacaGTAGCGTCCTCATACGCGCTCTTATtttgtaaatggcaacttcaggttgcagaatatgaaaaaacaggctttttttttcgtttctgtcttctagtgattttattttttgtttttagaaatagaaaatgaaaatcaacccattttttaagtttagttcatccctttttgaccctgataaagaaaaacacctTGTATTTCGatcaaaaaaatcaaataaccactaattttttgtttttcaatatccgtttgtgaaaggaaaacctaatgaccaaaagatacactgaccgaTCGGGGGCTggtgacacatgttctattacacagactcgtgtCGGTTATGGAatgttaaagttacatctctcTCGTACCTATTCCTGAGCCTCCGGCTGTgggactacttcactcagagcagctgtcaatcacaactgTCAGTTTAACGTTTTTGGAACTTTAAAGAGGCTCCTGGCTTATGTCTGACATCATCAATAGTTGTCAGTGTATGTCTCAGTGAGTCTTTTACCTGCTGTGACTTGACAGTCCCCGAGGCTGACAGTGATGTCGTCGATGGCTGCCAGGCCACATTCCCAGAAGTTCTTACATATGCTGACAAACACTACCTgggaaacagagaaaaagactGAATACTGCTACCAACCATTTATCCAGTTATCattctcatccatccatccatccatccatccatctgtctttCCATTCTTCCATTCAGGCCTTCTATCGGTCATTCAAAAGCATCACTTTCCACATGCGTCACCCATCTACTGCTTCATACCTTGGACAGCATGGGCTTCATGTAGGTGATCTCCACCTGGGTCCATACAGCCCTGGTGGTGTCATGCAGGCTCCACACCTTCTCCTGGGCCACGTTGTTCTCGTCATAAATGTAAAGAACCAGAGCATTGTCTGCTTTCCTAAATCCATGAAGCAGGTAGTAGAACCTCAGGCAGTATTTGTGGTTCCCTGGTAAAAAGGGACCATGAAGCCGACCCACATAGCCGGGCCTCGAAGAGAAATGAGTGTTTGCCAGAAGGAAACAGCCTGAGAAAGAGAAGACAAAGAGCATTATTAAGAACAAAGCTGGTAGTGTTCAACGACAATGTGTTTAACTACAATGGTACACGGTGCAAAGTAAAGCTGTACTAAGAGTGGAACAATTTCACAAAATTCACATTTCAGTACAACACTGTGATGTTACATATGATGTAATGTATGCTGTCCCCGATTTGGGGGCGAGTTCCTGGAGTTGAATTAGGACACTGCTCAGGAGATGATACCAAATCCAAGTTCCAGCTACTTTCGACGACAGTGCTGAGCAGATGTGTCGTCACATCCTGACATCCCGCACATTCTCACCGCACAGCCTTCCTTTATAAATACCAGTATATGTGTGAGGAAAAGATGTACGcatgtattttgtgtgtgaaaACTCTACAAAGTGGTTTGTTGTGCTGGATGTTGCTTTGGGCCACCCGGCGTGGGCCatcaaagcaaatatatcaactCCACTTCTTCCATGATTGTGTGTCCCACAACTGCTCAACCCACTCTCCAaccaaatagaccataaaaatGACATATTGGTGTATCATCATGTAATAGGTGTTGGAGTCTGTGGTGCAGTGTGTGACTTACCTGATCCCGTGGTATGGTCTCCTATCCTGTAGGCATTAGGCTTCACTGAAACTCTGCTCCACTCTTTAGTCTCCGTTCTCTCATGATAGTACAGACACAGCCCATTCTCAAAGTCACAGTTGGCTATGGAGGGGTCAACGGTTGGCTCTGGAACACAAAATGCAGCATCTCCAATGTGAACGGAGCCTTGACAACAGAGGTCAGTGATGTGAATAGTGTGTATCCTTCAAGTAACATAGAAACCAGGGGTTCGGCTTAGGATGTTATTGCAGAGAATAAGAGTGTTTTCTGATCATCGCTGCATCACTGCTGtatttgaaaaatgattttGCAGTTAAATGACCATTGATCATTTAAAGATCCCTAAAGTTACCTGTGTCAGTGTGGCAGAACTCAGGAGAAAAGGAGATGTCATCTATGGCCACGTACCCACCTCTGGCACTGTTAAAAGCCACCTCAAACACCACCTGGTAATACACACAGACATAAGCAGCAACCATTAACAGATGGGAAACCAGCAATGTATGACTTAGACTCTAAGTCATACATTGCTCATTACCCATCATACATTGCTCATTACTCATCTACCCATATAAGTCTTAAACCTGAGAACATGCTCTGTGAATTGTCATAAAGAAATGTTGTGAACGCATGACATATACTGATAGAGAAGACAGCTATAGAAGCCAGACAGTGACATCAGTGTAGGGTAAATTGAGGAACATGTGTTAGTCAACAGAGTGCTGCTTGATGGAAAAGCTCTGTACGACTCTTGGCTCGACTGGACAGATGAACTGACCCAGTTAGTAATGTTACGCAAGCTTCTTTCCACAGCGACAGCAGCAGGCTGTGGGAGTCTTTCTGGCTGAAAGCACAAGGAAAGGAAACCGTGGAGTCATAGAGAAGAATATACATTTGACAGTGCAGTGGAAAGTCACAGAGGAgcgagtgtatgtgagtgtgtctgtcCACTCAGCTGCACACAACATAATGAGACCGTAAAGTACtgtattcttttttctttcatgaTATTTGGAAAAATAGGATCTTTCTGTagcatgaaattaaaaaaaaacaaattggactattaacataaacatttgaaataagttCATTACAAAGAAAGAGAGTAAAAACCAGCTCATTCACAGTTACAGCTTAAAGCTGCTGAAATGAGAGAGGGCTTCCAGCAAAGGGGTTACCCTACAACTAGGGTTGAATaattaatctttttttgttatatcAAAATTGTGATTTGACAAAGtgcaaatcatttttaaaagggtCTAAACTGTCGGAGGTGAAAGATTTAGCCGCAATCATGGCGTTCTCATCTCTAATGACAACTGTCATCAGCAACTTTACTCATCTATAGTTAATGTTAgtcctaaccataaccataaccGCTAACTTCATCCAGGATTAACAAATCAATCCTCAAACTGCTTTCAAACCAAACTAGCTGGATGAGAATAAACAGGATTATTTTAGCCTGATAACGGCATTTTAGCCTGAAGTAGTTAATAGTAGATAATAGTTCCTCCTGCCAGATAATAGTTCCTCCTGCCAAGATTAAGGGAGAATTAGTTGAGCGGGTCTCAAGTTATAAATACCTTGGAGTTGAAATCAATGACCACTTAAAATTCAGTGTATGTCCACAAAGTAAGTCTAATAAACTACAACAGAGGCCGTTCTTTCTTAGGTAATTGTATTCTTCAAATGTTTTACAATACTGTTCTGCAGAGCGTTCTGTCTTTCGGTCTGATTTGCACCTTTGGTAATATGCTTGCTCAAGatcatgtcaaactgcagcgcCTGATCAAGACAGCAAGCAGGATCATTGGGATCGATCAGGTGTCTGCAGCACAGCTGTATAGGGACCTTATTCTAAAAAAAGCAGATTAGATCCTCAACGATCCTActcatcctctccatcagaAACTCAAAAGGAGTAGCAAATCAAATAGCAGATTCCTGCAGAAAAAAATTAGAACAACGAGGTATAGCAAATCTTTTGTGCCGACGGCAATTAGACTCCTAAACGAGAGGTAAATAGGCTGTAGCCCAtcctatactgtatactgttttGGACGGTGTTTCTCTGTATACTAAGACTTTCGGATTGCACTTTGTATagagtttatattttatattgtggagggtgtatttttttgtactggCGGTATTGTATCGGATGTtctgctagtgtgtgtgtgtgtgtgtgtgtgtgtgtgtgtgtgtgtgtgtgtgtgtgtgctggagggGGGGAGTGTGCATGGGACTGCGCTGTGCGCAGGATCCTGGGAAGTGTGTGAGGtttttatatgttgtttttatgagaCGTGTATATGACCACATAAATTTCCCCTCGTGGGATAATaaagttgacctttgacctttgagttGGGCCACATTTGAAGGACTCTAGTCCACCGGGTTCAATTCCAGCCTTTGGATATTTGATGCATGTCATACCACTCACTCTCCCCTCACTCCACTCTGCCTCTATTCTGTCAAATAAAGgtgtaaaaaacaaatcttaaaaaaaaagaagagcaaTAGGGCTGCCACCCTGTGGGATAGGCATTAACCCTAACCCGGGTGCATTTGCTGGGCGGAAGGCAAAGGCGGGGACCTGGGCCTGCTGACCCCAAGCATCGCTGACAGGAACTTCATCTCTGGCGGAGAAAGAACCAGAGCTAGTGTGGGAGGTCGAGCGAGACTAGTCTCTCCTTTTCTGGACTTACCCAGGGTGAGAGGCACCGGgtgggtgtggggatactcatgAAGTATCGGTATTGGTTGTGCCCTGGCGGAGGAGGCTGCCTGACAGATCTGGTAAACCCAAACGTGTAGTGAGGTGTGAACTGGGAACATCTGGCTGAGGCCCCTGTTCACGAGGTCTTTAACTCTCACTTCCGGAAGATTTCTCATGCACTCCGGGGGAAGGTGGGGACGTGGAATCCAAGTGGGCCATGTTGGAGTGCCTCCATTGTGGAGGCGGCTGCTAGGAGTTGTGGCAACACCAGCGGTGAAGGAGGCCGTCAAGCTGAAGAAGTAGGCATTTTGGGCTTGGTTGGCCCAGCAGCAGACAAGAACTGGGAGGCCAGAAGGGCTGTGGCTTCTGTGGTCACTAAAGCAAAATCTTGGGTGTGGGAGGGGTCTAGTGAAGTAATGGAGAAGGATTTTCAGTGGGCCTCAAGGAAGGAAACACAGTTTTTCATGGTGGAAAAACATGGAACCTGGTCTCTAAACCCTGTTAGGGTCATCAGTTGGTCTCAGTCTGCACTTGCATAATACATCGGCATCTACACCAGACTGTGCAGGACCAGGGAAAGGAGACTCATTAGTGACTCGCAATAGTGGAGTTTTTCAGCTGCTGCAATCAGACAAATTCCTCCACAATCAAAACAGttcgattagcaacttgagatgtgagactggagttagagttgagagacgacgtgtacgaccggattgttgcacaagtagccagtttaaaAG from Sebastes fasciatus isolate fSebFas1 chromosome 6, fSebFas1.pri, whole genome shotgun sequence includes the following:
- the mamdc2a gene encoding MAM domain-containing protein 2a isoform X1, encoding MSSVLLSLHVLLLCGFLRAQQQQQLLLPGSCNFELGTCGYTSEPAYGSWSMNEEGHLITVDSALLKDQEQAVLVSPVLEQHDWSCVRLVYQITGLGSLQLHLRPDGDNFDYRLWTANKASDSWLIASVDLANTTIPYQLLLEGRPERGSGNSVAIFEIHIVPGYCIECNFEEHHLCGYSNSWNPNVNWYVGGSVARETESNLLVHHPSDNQRGHYMYVDSVYAKHFQEVAKLTSPMTTVPMAGCLSFYYHRDQERGNIFSLFTRDQLGHYEEIWRPGVYATAGWSLVYVDIKAPHPLEVVFEVAFNSARGGYVAIDDISFSPEFCHTDTEPTVDPSIANCDFENGLCLYYHERTETKEWSRVSVKPNAYRIGDHTTGSGCFLLANTHFSSRPGYVGRLHGPFLPGNHKYCLRFYYLLHGFRKADNALVLYIYDENNVAQEKVWSLHDTTRAVWTQVEITYMKPMLSKVVFVSICKNFWECGLAAIDDITVSLGDCQVTAGSLPGQCNFESGVCGYIQDKKEDKADWLRVRGHTPTSYTGPRGDHTTGVGYFMYIEASLMRPGHKARLLTSDLRGSSSPQCLIFYYHMYGSGTGILSVLLRQGGSREQDTLLWRRRGEQSVSWMRAMVDYHCDVRHQIIFEAIRGPTLRSDIAIDDIHFKRGPCEDPGDITPYSGFSEYFNEIEN